A region from the Citrobacter koseri ATCC BAA-895 genome encodes:
- a CDS encoding EAL domain-containing protein: MTTRHLVSLVTGVLILSVLAPVGLSLWLAHRQVEKKFIEELNVYSSRVALRADKVASQSKLALDQLNAFRGTPCSNAHLLTMRRISYSLRYIQEVLYLDQNMPVCSSLEQKSAPFVFPKPEKITQDGYRIWLTSQNDLGLKRFMVAVGKGHYVVMMDPASFIDVIPFSSWHIDAAIIGEANNIVAASSNRLDPDIIRQLQQSPGQYREDRNSVYTIQRSPEMNIAIVTWASTLPLQKNWYRQAFTWLPLGMMASLLAAAFILRILRHLQSPRHRLLDAIHNRDIKVHYQPIISLSSGKIAGAEALARWPQTDGSYLSPEIFIPLAEQTGLSEPLTHLILETVFEEMGTWLRQHPEQHISINIEATTLASEKLPVHLSQLLNRSQISPSQIALELTEREFADPKTSAPVIARYRKVGHAIYLDDFGTGYSSLCYLQNLDVDILKIDKSFVDALAYKNVTPHIIEMAKTLKLKMVAEGIETTHQEDWLRQHGVQYGQGWLYSKALPAAEFILWAEKRI, encoded by the coding sequence GTGACAACACGACATTTGGTCAGCCTGGTCACAGGGGTGCTCATTCTGTCTGTCCTTGCCCCTGTGGGATTAAGCCTCTGGCTCGCTCATCGCCAGGTTGAAAAGAAATTTATTGAGGAACTTAACGTCTATTCATCACGCGTAGCCTTACGCGCTGACAAAGTTGCCTCCCAGAGCAAACTGGCGTTAGACCAGCTAAACGCCTTTCGCGGTACGCCTTGTAGTAATGCGCATTTACTGACAATGCGCCGAATATCTTACAGTCTGCGCTACATTCAGGAAGTGCTATACCTCGACCAAAATATGCCTGTTTGCTCATCGCTGGAGCAAAAAAGCGCCCCCTTCGTTTTCCCCAAACCGGAAAAGATCACCCAGGACGGCTACCGCATATGGCTTACCTCGCAAAATGATTTAGGGCTCAAGCGCTTTATGGTCGCTGTGGGTAAAGGACACTATGTGGTCATGATGGACCCCGCCTCCTTCATTGATGTGATCCCATTTAGTTCATGGCATATTGATGCCGCTATTATTGGCGAAGCAAATAACATCGTGGCCGCCAGTAGCAATCGGCTCGATCCCGACATTATTCGACAATTGCAGCAGTCGCCCGGTCAATACCGGGAAGATCGCAACAGTGTCTACACGATTCAGCGCTCTCCCGAAATGAACATCGCCATCGTGACCTGGGCCTCTACGCTGCCGCTACAAAAGAACTGGTATCGCCAGGCTTTTACCTGGCTGCCGCTGGGGATGATGGCGAGCCTGCTGGCGGCGGCGTTTATTCTGCGCATTCTTCGCCACTTACAATCACCACGCCACCGTTTGCTGGACGCCATCCATAACCGTGATATTAAGGTGCATTATCAGCCGATTATTTCGCTGAGTAGCGGGAAGATAGCAGGCGCGGAAGCGCTGGCTCGCTGGCCGCAAACCGACGGCAGCTACCTTTCACCAGAAATATTTATTCCCCTCGCAGAACAAACGGGGCTTTCCGAACCGCTCACCCACCTGATTTTAGAGACCGTTTTTGAGGAGATGGGAACATGGCTGCGACAACACCCTGAGCAGCACATTTCTATCAATATTGAGGCAACGACCCTTGCGTCAGAGAAACTTCCGGTACATCTCAGCCAGTTGCTTAACCGGAGTCAGATTTCACCGTCGCAAATCGCGCTGGAGCTGACCGAGCGTGAGTTTGCCGATCCCAAAACCAGCGCGCCAGTCATTGCCAGATACCGCAAAGTCGGTCACGCGATTTATCTTGATGACTTTGGCACCGGCTATTCCAGTCTTTGCTACTTACAGAATCTGGACGTGGATATTCTGAAAATCGACAAGTCCTTTGTTGATGCGCTGGCCTACAAAAATGTGACGCCGCATATTATTGAAATGGCGAAAACGCTGAAGCTGAAAATGGTGGCGGAAGGTATTGAAACGACGCATCAGGAGGACTGGTTACGCCAGCACGGCGTGCAGTATGGTCAGGGATGGCTTTACAGCAAAGCGCTGCCCGCCGCAGAATTTATTTTGTGGGCGGAGAAACGGATTTAG
- a CDS encoding PLP-dependent aminotransferase family protein produces the protein MSSRRYGSQSLQRLLGHWQETPSRTPVWRQLAEALRLLILDGRLALDSRLPGERELAAVLKISRTTVASAMAQLREEGYLESRQGSGSRVILPDAIHPVPTRGGANMALDLSTAALSAGPEIHQAYQQALCAMPQHLLSSGYLPQGLLSLRESIARHYCERGLPTRPDEIMVVNGAVSGLALLLRLLTGPGDRVVVDHPTYPLAIAAIQGASCRPVGVSLPEQGWDTAGLMATIAQTAPRMAYLMPDFHNPTGRCMDAATRQAVADIAARTHTTLVVDETMVNLWYDAPPPPPLAHYNADAPIIMLGSAGKSFWGGLRLGWVRASSRTIAALVQTRDTFDLGSPVLEQLATGWLLDNAASFLPDRRQLLSQRRDLCCELMHAYFPEWRFRQPQGGLSFWVELPDTLATLFATRAESEGIQLGTGTRFGLAGAFDRFLRMPFTLPDETLRSAFQTLQPIWDNLRSQNSAGKIRKII, from the coding sequence ATGTCATCACGCCGCTATGGAAGCCAGTCTCTTCAGCGCCTGCTTGGGCACTGGCAGGAGACCCCCTCACGTACTCCTGTCTGGCGTCAGCTGGCGGAGGCCCTGCGTCTGCTGATTCTTGATGGCCGACTGGCGCTCGATAGCCGACTGCCCGGCGAACGCGAACTGGCCGCCGTATTGAAGATCAGCCGAACCACCGTCGCCAGCGCAATGGCGCAACTTCGGGAAGAAGGCTATCTGGAAAGCCGTCAGGGTAGCGGCTCGCGGGTGATCTTACCGGATGCCATCCACCCTGTGCCCACGCGCGGCGGAGCCAATATGGCATTGGATCTCTCTACCGCCGCGCTCAGCGCAGGCCCTGAAATTCACCAGGCTTACCAGCAGGCGCTTTGCGCAATGCCGCAGCATCTGCTGAGTTCCGGGTATCTGCCGCAAGGCTTGCTCTCTTTACGTGAATCTATCGCCCGGCACTATTGCGAGCGCGGCTTGCCAACCCGCCCTGATGAAATCATGGTGGTCAATGGCGCCGTGAGCGGGCTGGCGCTACTCCTGCGACTCCTGACGGGCCCGGGCGATCGCGTGGTGGTGGATCACCCGACCTACCCGCTCGCAATCGCCGCGATTCAGGGAGCCTCCTGTCGCCCCGTTGGCGTCTCATTGCCCGAACAGGGTTGGGACACCGCCGGTCTGATGGCGACCATTGCGCAGACCGCGCCGAGAATGGCTTATCTGATGCCGGATTTCCATAATCCCACCGGGCGCTGTATGGATGCCGCCACGCGGCAAGCGGTCGCGGATATTGCCGCCAGAACGCATACCACGCTGGTTGTGGACGAGACGATGGTTAATTTGTGGTACGACGCCCCGCCGCCGCCCCCACTCGCGCATTACAACGCCGACGCGCCGATTATTATGCTGGGATCGGCAGGAAAAAGTTTCTGGGGCGGGTTACGTCTGGGGTGGGTTCGCGCCTCATCACGGACAATCGCCGCGCTGGTACAAACCCGGGATACGTTTGATTTAGGATCGCCGGTACTGGAGCAGTTAGCGACCGGCTGGCTGCTTGATAATGCCGCCAGCTTTCTTCCTGACAGACGGCAGTTGCTGTCCCAACGACGCGACCTGTGTTGTGAACTGATGCACGCGTATTTTCCTGAATGGCGCTTCAGGCAGCCGCAGGGCGGGCTCTCTTTTTGGGTGGAGTTACCCGACACGCTGGCCACGCTCTTTGCAACGCGCGCCGAAAGCGAAGGGATTCAACTGGGCACCGGTACGCGTTTTGGTCTCGCGGGTGCGTTTGATCGTTTCTTACGTATGCCGTTCACCCTGCCGGATGAAACTCTGCGATCGGCTTTTCAGACATTACAGCCGATATGGGACAACCTGCGCTCACAAAACAGCGCAGGGAAAATACGCAAAATTATCTAA
- the amtB gene encoding ammonium transporter AmtB, with protein sequence MKIATMKTGLASLALLPGLAMAAPAVVDKADNAFMMICTALVLFMTIPGIALFYGGLIRGKNVLSMLTQVAVTFALVCILWVVYGYSLAFGEGNNFFGDFNWVMLKNIELTAVMGSFYQYIHVAFQGSFACITVGLIVGALAERIRFSAVLIFVVVWLTLSYIPIAHMVWGGGLLASHGALDFAGGTVVHINAAIAGLVGAYLIGKRVGFGKEAFKPHNLPMVFTGTAILYIGWFGFNAGSAGMANEIAALAFVNTVVATAAAILGWIFGEWALRGKPSLLGACSGAIAGLVGITPACGYIGVGGALILGVVAGLAGLWGVTMLKRLLRVDDPCDVFGIHGVCGIVGCILTGIFASTTLGGVGFAEGVTMGHQLLVQLESIAITIVWSGVVAFIGYKLADITVGLRVPEEQEREGLDVNSHGENAYNA encoded by the coding sequence ATGAAGATAGCAACGATGAAAACTGGCCTTGCTTCACTGGCTTTGCTTCCAGGTCTGGCAATGGCGGCTCCGGCGGTTGTGGATAAAGCCGACAATGCCTTTATGATGATTTGCACCGCGCTGGTGCTGTTCATGACCATTCCGGGCATTGCTCTGTTCTATGGCGGATTGATCCGTGGAAAGAACGTGCTGTCGATGTTGACGCAGGTTGCCGTCACCTTCGCGCTGGTCTGTATTTTGTGGGTTGTTTACGGCTATTCGCTGGCCTTTGGCGAGGGGAACAACTTCTTTGGCGACTTCAACTGGGTGATGCTGAAAAATATTGAGCTCACGGCAGTGATGGGCAGTTTCTACCAGTATATTCACGTTGCTTTCCAGGGCTCTTTCGCCTGCATTACCGTCGGGCTGATCGTAGGGGCGCTGGCTGAACGTATCCGCTTCTCTGCGGTACTGATTTTCGTGGTGGTGTGGCTGACGCTCTCCTATATCCCGATTGCGCATATGGTCTGGGGCGGCGGTTTGCTGGCTTCTCACGGCGCGCTGGATTTTGCGGGCGGTACGGTCGTGCATATCAATGCGGCGATTGCTGGTCTGGTGGGCGCTTATCTGATTGGCAAACGTGTCGGCTTTGGTAAAGAGGCGTTCAAACCCCATAACCTGCCGATGGTTTTCACCGGCACCGCGATCCTCTATATCGGCTGGTTTGGCTTTAACGCCGGGTCGGCGGGCATGGCGAACGAGATTGCTGCACTGGCCTTTGTTAACACCGTGGTGGCAACGGCTGCCGCTATTCTGGGGTGGATTTTCGGCGAGTGGGCGCTGCGCGGTAAACCGTCTCTGCTGGGCGCCTGCTCCGGCGCTATCGCGGGACTGGTCGGCATAACGCCAGCCTGTGGTTACATTGGCGTCGGCGGCGCGTTGATTCTCGGTGTCGTTGCGGGGCTGGCGGGTCTGTGGGGCGTGACGATGCTTAAACGTCTGCTGCGTGTGGACGATCCTTGCGATGTGTTTGGCATCCACGGCGTTTGCGGCATCGTTGGGTGTATCCTGACCGGGATCTTTGCATCCACCACGCTCGGCGGTGTAGGGTTTGCCGAAGGCGTGACGATGGGGCATCAGCTGCTGGTGCAGCTGGAGAGTATCGCTATCACCATCGTCTGGTCTGGCGTAGTGGCGTTTATCGGCTACAAACTGGCGGATATCACCGTTGGGCTGCGCGTACCGGAAGAGCAGGAGCGCGAAGGTCTGGACGTCAACAGCCACGGCGAGAATGCGTATAACGCCTGA
- a CDS encoding SmdB family multidrug efflux ABC transporter permease/ATP-binding protein, whose protein sequence is MRSFGQLWPTLKRLLAYGSPWRKPLAIAVVMLWIAAAAEVSGPLLISYFIDNMVAKSHLPLGMVAGLVAAYIGLQFLAAGLHYAQSLLFNQAAVGVVQQLRTDVMDAALRQPLSAFDTQPVGQLISRVTNDTEVIRDLYVTVVATVLRSAALIGAMLVAMFSLDWRMALVAMAIFPAVLVVMVIYQRYSTPIVRRVRAYLADINDGFNEVINGMSVIQQFRQQARFGERMGEASRSHYMARMQTLRLDGFLLRPLLSLFSALILCGLLMLFSFTSRGTIEVGVLYAFISYLGRLNEPLIELTTQQSMLQQAAVAGERVFELMDGPRQDYGRDERPLQSGRIDVDDVSFAYRDDNLVLQNITLSVPSRSFVALVGHTGSGKSTLASLLMGYYPLTQGDIRLDDRSLSTLSHGVLRQGVAMVQQDPVVMADTFLANVTLGRDISEEQVWQALETVQLVELARSLSEGIHTRLGEQGNNLSVGQKQLLALARVLVDTPQVLILDEATASIDSGTEQAIQQALAAVREHTTLVVIAHRLSTIVDADTILVLHRGQAVERGTHQQLLEAQGRYWQMYQLQLAGEELAASAREESLSA, encoded by the coding sequence ATGCGTAGTTTTGGACAGTTATGGCCGACCCTGAAAAGGCTGCTGGCGTATGGTTCGCCGTGGCGTAAACCGCTTGCCATCGCCGTGGTGATGCTGTGGATCGCGGCAGCGGCGGAAGTCAGCGGCCCGTTACTTATCAGCTACTTTATCGACAATATGGTCGCGAAGAGCCACCTGCCTCTGGGCATGGTCGCGGGGCTGGTGGCGGCGTACATTGGCTTACAGTTTCTGGCGGCGGGGCTGCATTATGCGCAGTCGCTGTTGTTTAATCAGGCGGCCGTCGGCGTAGTGCAACAGCTGCGTACCGATGTGATGGATGCCGCTTTGCGCCAGCCACTGAGCGCCTTTGACACGCAGCCGGTGGGGCAACTGATCTCTCGCGTGACCAATGATACGGAAGTCATCCGCGACCTTTACGTTACGGTCGTGGCGACGGTGCTGCGTAGCGCGGCGTTAATTGGCGCGATGCTGGTCGCCATGTTCAGCCTCGACTGGCGGATGGCGCTGGTCGCGATGGCGATTTTCCCGGCGGTGCTGGTGGTGATGGTGATTTACCAGCGCTATAGCACGCCGATTGTGCGCCGCGTGCGGGCATATCTGGCGGACATCAATGATGGCTTCAATGAGGTCATTAACGGCATGAGCGTCATTCAGCAGTTCCGCCAGCAGGCGCGGTTCGGCGAGAGAATGGGGGAGGCCAGCCGCTCGCACTATATGGCGCGGATGCAGACCCTGCGACTGGACGGCTTTTTATTGCGCCCGCTGCTCAGCCTTTTTTCCGCGCTGATCCTCTGCGGATTACTGATGCTGTTTAGCTTTACCTCGCGCGGCACCATTGAAGTCGGGGTGTTGTACGCCTTTATCAGCTATCTGGGGCGTCTGAACGAGCCATTGATTGAACTGACGACCCAACAGTCGATGTTGCAGCAGGCTGCGGTGGCGGGGGAGCGCGTATTCGAACTGATGGACGGCCCACGCCAGGATTATGGTCGGGATGAGCGCCCGTTGCAGTCGGGCAGGATTGACGTTGATGATGTCTCCTTCGCCTACCGTGACGACAATCTGGTGCTGCAAAACATTACGCTCTCCGTTCCGTCGCGCAGCTTTGTGGCGCTGGTCGGGCATACCGGCAGCGGCAAGAGTACCCTCGCCAGCCTGCTGATGGGGTATTACCCGCTTACACAGGGAGACATTCGCCTTGACGACCGTTCGCTGTCAACGTTGAGCCACGGGGTTTTACGTCAGGGAGTCGCGATGGTGCAGCAGGACCCGGTGGTGATGGCGGATACGTTCCTGGCGAACGTTACGCTGGGGCGCGATATTTCGGAGGAACAGGTCTGGCAGGCGCTGGAAACCGTGCAACTGGTGGAGCTGGCGCGTAGTCTGAGCGAGGGTATCCACACCCGGCTGGGCGAGCAGGGCAATAATCTGTCCGTCGGGCAGAAACAGCTGCTGGCGCTGGCGCGGGTGCTGGTTGATACGCCGCAGGTTCTGATTCTGGATGAAGCCACCGCCAGCATTGACTCCGGTACTGAGCAGGCGATTCAGCAAGCGCTGGCGGCAGTGCGTGAACACACCACGCTGGTGGTGATTGCACATCGCCTGTCAACCATTGTTGATGCGGACACCATTCTGGTGCTGCATCGCGGGCAGGCGGTCGAGCGCGGTACGCATCAACAACTGCTCGAAGCGCAAGGGCGTTACTGGCAGATGTACCAACTACAGCTTGCCGGTGAAGAGCTGGCGGCCAGCGCGCGTGAGGAATCGCTCAGCGCCTGA
- a CDS encoding SmdA family multidrug ABC transporter permease/ATP-binding protein: MRLFAQLSWYFRREWRRYLGAVALLIIIAVLQLIPPKVVGIVVDGVTAQHFTTGQVLMWVGTMAMIAVIVYLLRYVWRVLLFGASYQLAVELREDYYRQLSRQHPEFYLRHRTGDLMARATNDVDRVVFAAGEGVLTLVDSLVMGCAVLIVMSTQLSWQLTLFALLPMPIMALMIKRYGDRLHNRFKLAQAAFSSLNDRTQESLTSIRMIKAFGLEDRQSSLFAADAEDTGKKNMRVARIDARFDPTIYIAIGMANLLAIGGGSWMVVHGTLTLGELTSFMMYLGLMIWPMLALAWMFNIVERGSAAYSRIRAMLAEAPVVNDGTEAVPEGRGALTVSIREFSYPQTAHPALENVQFQLEPGQMLGICGPTGAGKSTLLSLIQRHFDITQGDIRFHDIPLTRLQLDSWRSRLAVVSQTPFLFSDTVGNNIALGRPNATQEEIEQVARLASVHEDILRLPQGYDTEVGERGVMLSGGQKQRISIARALLLNAEILILDDALSAVDGRTEHQILHNLRQWGEGRTVIISAHRLSALTEANEIIVMQHGHIAQRGDHDELVLQTGWYRDMYRYQQLEAALTDAPEINEETADA, encoded by the coding sequence GTGCGATTATTTGCTCAATTAAGCTGGTACTTCCGTCGGGAGTGGCGTCGCTATCTCGGCGCCGTGGCCTTGCTTATCATTATCGCTGTCCTTCAGCTGATCCCGCCCAAAGTGGTCGGGATCGTTGTGGATGGCGTCACTGCGCAACATTTCACTACCGGTCAGGTATTGATGTGGGTGGGCACGATGGCCATGATTGCGGTAATCGTCTATTTGTTGCGCTATGTCTGGCGCGTGCTGCTGTTCGGCGCCTCTTATCAACTGGCGGTTGAACTGCGTGAAGATTACTACCGCCAGCTCAGTCGTCAGCATCCTGAATTTTATCTGCGACACCGCACCGGCGACTTAATGGCGCGCGCGACTAACGACGTCGATCGTGTCGTCTTTGCCGCCGGGGAAGGAGTGCTCACGCTGGTGGATTCGCTGGTGATGGGCTGCGCTGTGCTGATCGTGATGTCAACGCAGCTCAGTTGGCAACTGACGCTGTTCGCGCTGCTGCCTATGCCGATTATGGCGCTGATGATCAAGCGCTACGGCGACCGTCTGCATAACCGCTTCAAACTGGCGCAGGCGGCGTTTTCCAGTCTGAACGATCGTACCCAGGAGAGCCTGACCAGCATTCGCATGATCAAAGCTTTTGGCCTTGAAGATCGACAGTCGTCGCTGTTTGCGGCGGACGCGGAAGATACCGGGAAGAAAAATATGCGGGTAGCACGTATCGACGCCCGTTTTGATCCCACGATTTATATTGCCATCGGCATGGCTAATCTGCTTGCCATCGGCGGCGGAAGCTGGATGGTAGTGCACGGTACGCTGACGCTTGGGGAACTGACCAGCTTTATGATGTACCTCGGGCTGATGATCTGGCCTATGTTAGCGCTGGCCTGGATGTTTAACATTGTGGAACGCGGTAGCGCAGCGTACAGCCGTATCCGCGCGATGCTGGCGGAAGCGCCGGTCGTCAACGACGGAACGGAGGCGGTGCCGGAAGGGCGGGGAGCGCTGACGGTCTCCATTCGTGAATTCAGCTACCCGCAAACCGCGCATCCGGCGCTGGAAAATGTGCAATTCCAGCTTGAGCCAGGGCAGATGCTGGGGATCTGCGGGCCGACGGGCGCGGGGAAAAGCACTCTTCTTTCGCTTATTCAGCGCCATTTCGATATTACGCAGGGGGATATCCGTTTTCATGATATTCCGCTGACGCGCTTGCAGCTTGATAGCTGGCGCAGTCGCCTGGCGGTCGTCAGCCAGACGCCGTTCCTGTTCTCCGACACGGTCGGCAATAACATCGCGCTGGGGCGCCCAAACGCGACGCAGGAAGAGATTGAACAGGTGGCGCGGCTGGCCAGCGTGCATGAGGATATTTTGCGTCTGCCTCAAGGATATGACACCGAAGTGGGCGAACGCGGCGTCATGCTATCTGGCGGGCAAAAACAGCGCATTTCTATTGCGCGCGCGTTACTGCTCAATGCGGAAATCCTGATTCTGGATGATGCGCTGTCGGCGGTGGATGGCCGTACCGAACACCAGATTCTGCATAATTTACGCCAGTGGGGAGAGGGGCGCACCGTGATTATTAGCGCGCACCGCTTATCCGCTCTGACGGAAGCCAACGAGATTATCGTGATGCAGCATGGCCATATCGCCCAGCGTGGCGATCACGATGAATTAGTGCTGCAAACGGGCTGGTATCGCGATATGTATCGCTATCAGCAACTGGAGGCGGCGCTGACTGACGCTCCTGAAATCAACGAGGAGACGGCAGATGCGTAG
- the tesB gene encoding acyl-CoA thioesterase II, which translates to MSQALNNLLSLLDLEKIEEGLFRGQSEDLGLRQVFGGQVVGQALYAAKETVPEQRLVHSFHSYFLRPGDSLKPIIYDVEVLRDGNSFSARRVAAIQNGKPIFYMTASFQAPEEGFEHQKTMPDAPAPETLQSETEIARSLAHLLPPVLKEKFISDRPLEIRPVEFHNPLKGHVANPTRQVWIRANGTIPDDIRIHQYLLGYASDLNFLPVALQPYGIGFLEKGLQIATIDHSMWFHRPFNMNEWLLYSVESTSASSARGFVRGEFYTRDGVMVASTVQEGVMRNRN; encoded by the coding sequence ATGAGTCAGGCACTGAATAATTTGCTGTCATTGTTAGATCTGGAAAAAATTGAAGAAGGACTCTTTCGGGGCCAAAGTGAAGACTTAGGATTACGTCAGGTTTTTGGTGGTCAGGTGGTCGGTCAGGCGCTGTATGCCGCCAAAGAGACCGTACCTGAACAACGTCTGGTTCACTCTTTTCACAGCTACTTTCTGCGCCCCGGCGACAGCCTGAAGCCCATTATTTACGATGTGGAAGTTCTGCGCGACGGCAACAGTTTCAGCGCGCGTCGCGTCGCCGCCATCCAGAACGGGAAGCCTATTTTCTATATGACAGCCTCCTTCCAGGCGCCGGAAGAGGGATTTGAGCATCAGAAAACCATGCCGGACGCCCCTGCGCCGGAAACGCTGCAATCGGAGACGGAGATCGCCCGTTCATTGGCGCATCTGCTGCCGCCCGTGCTGAAAGAGAAATTTATCAGCGACCGCCCGCTGGAGATCCGCCCGGTGGAGTTCCACAACCCGTTAAAAGGCCACGTTGCGAACCCGACGCGTCAGGTCTGGATCCGCGCCAACGGTACGATACCGGATGATATCCGCATTCATCAGTATCTGCTGGGTTATGCTTCCGATCTGAATTTCCTGCCCGTCGCGCTGCAACCCTACGGCATCGGCTTCCTGGAGAAAGGTCTGCAAATTGCCACGATCGACCATTCAATGTGGTTCCATCGCCCTTTCAACATGAACGAATGGTTGCTGTACAGCGTAGAGAGCACCTCGGCTTCCAGCGCCCGTGGTTTTGTTCGTGGGGAGTTTTACACGCGGGATGGCGTGATGGTCGCGTCGACCGTTCAGGAAGGCGTGATGCGCAATCGCAATTGA
- a CDS encoding YczE/YyaS/YitT family protein — translation MLRRLIQLYTGLALYGVSTAMFVRADLGADPWNVFHLGVANLLSMNIGMVIIAVGVLVLLLWIPLRQRPGLGTISNVIVIGLAADVALAVLPAFESLLVRSVLLISAVVVNALATSMYIGAGFGAGPRDGLMTGIHARTGWSIRAIRTAIEVSVLLSGWLLGGTLGVGTVLYALAIGPLIQICLPWFRYQPRARIRVRHSPTAE, via the coding sequence ATGCTGCGTCGTCTGATTCAACTGTATACCGGTCTGGCTCTTTATGGCGTATCGACCGCAATGTTTGTGCGTGCGGACTTAGGGGCCGATCCGTGGAACGTTTTCCACCTTGGCGTGGCGAATTTGCTGTCAATGAACATTGGCATGGTGATTATTGCCGTTGGCGTGCTGGTGTTATTACTGTGGATACCGCTGCGTCAACGCCCGGGCCTTGGCACCATCAGCAACGTGATCGTTATTGGGCTGGCGGCGGATGTTGCGCTGGCCGTACTGCCCGCTTTTGAGTCGTTGCTGGTCCGCAGTGTTCTGTTGATCTCCGCTGTAGTGGTCAACGCGCTGGCGACCAGCATGTATATTGGGGCCGGTTTCGGCGCAGGCCCGCGAGATGGCCTGATGACCGGGATTCACGCGCGCACCGGTTGGTCGATACGCGCCATCCGTACGGCGATTGAAGTTTCGGTATTGCTGAGCGGCTGGTTGCTGGGGGGGACGCTGGGCGTCGGTACGGTATTGTATGCGCTGGCTATCGGGCCGCTGATTCAGATCTGCTTGCCGTGGTTTCGCTATCAACCCCGGGCACGCATTCGGGTTCGTCATTCGCCCACAGCAGAGTAA
- a CDS encoding DUF1428 domain-containing protein, translating into MKYVDGFVVAVPAENKEAYREMAAKAAPLFKEFGALRVVECWADDVPDGKLTDFRMAVKAEDHEEVVFSWIEYPSKEVRDAANQKMMSDPRMKEFGDAMPFDGKRMIYGGFSPILDD; encoded by the coding sequence ATGAAGTATGTTGATGGTTTTGTGGTTGCCGTACCTGCTGAAAACAAGGAGGCGTATCGGGAAATGGCGGCAAAAGCGGCTCCTCTCTTTAAAGAGTTTGGGGCGTTACGCGTCGTTGAGTGTTGGGCTGATGATGTGCCGGATGGCAAATTGACCGACTTTCGCATGGCGGTGAAAGCGGAAGATCACGAAGAAGTGGTGTTTAGCTGGATTGAATACCCTTCGAAAGAGGTTCGCGACGCGGCGAATCAGAAAATGATGTCAGATCCACGAATGAAAGAGTTTGGCGATGCCATGCCTTTTGATGGCAAGCGCATGATTTACGGCGGATTCTCTCCCATTCTGGATGACTGA
- a CDS encoding YbaY family lipoprotein, giving the protein MKLVHMVSGLAVAVALAACADRSADIQTPAPDPNTSGVATQSTIQQPNVSGTVWIRQKVALPPDAVLTVTLSDASLADAPSKVLSQKAVRTEGKQSPFSFVLPFNPADIQPNARILLSAAVTINDKLVFITDTVQPVINQGGTKADLTLVPVQQTAVPVQASGGAATTVPSTSPTQVNPSSAVPAPTQY; this is encoded by the coding sequence ATGAAACTCGTGCACATGGTAAGTGGTTTAGCGGTTGCGGTTGCTCTGGCAGCCTGCGCAGACAGAAGCGCAGATATCCAGACGCCTGCGCCTGACCCAAATACTTCTGGCGTGGCTACACAGTCAACTATTCAGCAACCTAATGTCTCCGGTACCGTCTGGATCCGTCAGAAAGTGGCCCTGCCACCGGATGCCGTACTGACCGTGACGCTGTCTGATGCCTCACTGGCGGATGCGCCGTCGAAAGTGCTGTCGCAGAAAGCGGTGCGCACCGAGGGGAAACAGTCGCCATTTAGCTTTGTACTGCCGTTTAACCCGGCTGACATCCAGCCAAATGCGCGGATTCTGTTGAGCGCCGCCGTGACGATTAATGACAAACTGGTCTTTATCACCGATACCGTACAGCCAGTTATTAATCAGGGCGGCACGAAAGCGGATCTGACGCTGGTGCCGGTTCAGCAAACGGCAGTGCCTGTTCAGGCCAGCGGCGGCGCAGCGACAACCGTACCGTCAACGTCGCCGACGCAGGTGAACCCGTCTTCCGCCGTACCGGCGCCGACACAGTACTAA
- the glnK gene encoding P-II family nitrogen regulator: MKLVTVVIKPFKLEDVREALSSIGIQGLTVTEVKGFGRQKGHAELYRGAEYSVNFLPKVKIDVAIADDQLDEVIEVISKAAYTGKIGDGKIFVAELQRVIRIRTGEADEAAL, encoded by the coding sequence ATGAAGCTGGTTACCGTGGTAATCAAACCGTTCAAACTGGAAGACGTCCGTGAAGCACTGTCTTCGATTGGTATTCAAGGGCTGACAGTCACCGAAGTGAAAGGCTTCGGGCGTCAGAAAGGCCATGCCGAGCTGTACCGCGGTGCGGAATACAGCGTCAACTTCCTGCCCAAAGTGAAGATTGATGTGGCGATTGCCGACGACCAGCTTGATGAAGTCATTGAGGTCATCAGCAAGGCGGCCTACACCGGAAAAATTGGCGACGGCAAAATTTTTGTCGCTGAGCTGCAACGTGTCATTCGTATTCGTACCGGCGAAGCCGACGAAGCGGCACTGTAA